The Polyodon spathula isolate WHYD16114869_AA chromosome 13, ASM1765450v1, whole genome shotgun sequence genome includes a region encoding these proteins:
- the LOC121325336 gene encoding proline-rich extensin-like protein EPR1: MGYSEHQHNLGPLPILPEGSLLPPNHTDPLPILPEGSLLPPNHTGPLPILPAGSLLPPNHTGPLPTLPAGSLVPPRHTGPLPILPAGSLVPPNHTGPLPILPEGSLLPPNHTGPLPILPALCLPITRAPCPSCLRGPYCLPITRAPCPSCLRGPYLPPNHTGPLPILPAGSLVPPNHTGPLPILPAGSLLPPSHTGPLPILPAGSLMPPNHTGPLPILPAGSLLPPNHTGPLPILPAGSLVPPNHTGPLPILPAGSLVPPNHTGPLPILPAGSLVPPNHTGPLPILPAGSLVPPNHTGPLPILPAGSLLPPNHTGPLPILPAGSLVPPNHTGPLPILPAGSLLPPSHTGPLPILPAGSLVPPNHTGPLPILPAGVLRSLVPPNHTGPLPILPAGSLVPPSHTGPLPILPAGSLVPPNHTGPLPILPEGSLLPPNHTGPLPILPAGSLVPPNHTGPLPILPEGSLLPPSHTGPLPILPEGSLVPPNHTGPLPILPAGSLVPPNHTGPLPILPAGSLVPPNHTGPLPILPEGSLVPPNHTGPLPILPAGSLLPPSHTGPLPILPAGSLVPPNHTGPLPILPEGSLLPPNHTGPLPILPEGSLLPPNHTGPLPILLAGPGQRI, translated from the exons ATGGGTTATAGTGAGCACCAGCATAACCT AGGCCCCCTGCCCATCCTGCCTGAGGGGTCCTTGCTGCCTCCCAATCACACGGACCCCCTGCCCATCCTGCCTGAGGGGTCCTTACTGCCTCCCAATCACACGGGCCCCCTGCCAATCCTGCCTGCGGGGTCCTTGCTGCCTCCCAATCACACGGGCCCCCTGCCCACCCTGCCTGCGGGGTCCTTAGTGCCTCCCAGGCACACGGGCCCCCTGCCAATCCTGCCTGCAGGGTCCTTAGTGCCTCCCAATCACACGGGCCCCCTGCCCATCCTGCCTGAGGGGTCCTTACTGCCTCCCAATCACACGGGCCCCCTGCCAATCCTGCCTGCCTTA TGCCTCCCAATCACACGGGCCCCCTGCCCATCCTGCCTGAGGGGTCCTTACTGCCTCCCAATCACACGGGCCCCCTGCCCATCCTGCCTGAGGGGTCCTTACCTGCCTCCCAATCACACGGGCCCCCTGCCCATCCTGCCTGCAGGGTCCTTAGTGCCTCCCAATCACACGGGCCCCCTGCCCATCCTGCCTGCGGGGTCCTTACTGCCTCCCAGTCACACGGGCCCCCTGCCCATCCTGCCTGCGGGGTCCTTAATGCCTCCCAATCACACAGGCCCCCTGCCCATCCTGCCTGCAGGGTCCTTACTGCCTCCCAATCACACGGGCCCCCTGCCCATCCTGCCTGCGGGGTCCTTAGTGCCTCCCAATCACACGGGCCCCCTGCCCATCCTGCCTGCAGGGTCCTTAGTGCCTCCCAATCACACAGGTCCCCTGCCCATCCTGCCTGCAGGGTCTTTAGTGCCTCCCAATCACACGGGCCCCCTGCCCATCCTGCCTGCGGGGTCCTTAGTGCCTCCCAATCACACGGGCCCCCTGCCCATCCTGCCTGCGGGGTCCTTACTGCCTCCCAATCACACGGGCCCCCTGCCCATCCTGCCTGCGGGGTCCTTAGTGCCTCCCAATCACACAGGCCCCCTGCCCATCCTGCCTGCAGGGTCCTTACTGCCTCCCAGTCACACGGGCCCCCTGCCCATCCTGCCTGCGGGGTCCTTAGTGCCTCCCAATCACACGGGCCCCCTGCCCATCCTGCCTGCAGGGGTCCTTA GGTCCTTAGTGCCTCCCAATCACACGGGCCCCCTGCCCATCCTGCCTGCGGGGTCCTTAGTGCCTCCCAGTCACACGGGCCCCCTGCCCATCCTGCCTGCGGGGTCCTTAGTGCCTCCCAATCACACGGGCCCCCTGCCCATCCTGCCTGAGGGGTCCTTACTGCCTCCCAATCACACGGGCCCCCTGCCCATCCTGCCTGCGGGGTCCTTAGTGCCTCCCAATCACACGGGCCCCCTGCCCATCCTGCCTGAGGGGTCCTTACTGCCTCCCAGTCACACGGGCCCCCTGCCCATCCTGCCTGAGGGGTCCTTAGTGCCTCCCAATCACACAGGCCCCCTGCCCATCCTGCCTGCGGGGTCCTTAGTGCCTCCCAATCACACGGGCCCCCTGCCCATCCTGCCTGCAGGGTCCTTAGTGCCTCCCAATCACACGGGCCCCCTGCCCATCCTGCCTGAGGGGTCCTTAGTGCCTCCTAATCACACAGGCCCCCTGCCCATCCTGCCTGCGGGGTCCTTACTGCCTCCCAGTCACACGGGCCCCCTGCCCATCCTGCCTGCGGGGTCCTTAGTGCCTCCCAATCACACGGGCCCCCTGCCCATCCTGCCTGAGGGGTCCTTACTGCCTCCCAATCACACAGGCCCCCTGCCCATCCTGCCTGAGGGGTCCTTACTGCCTCCCAATCACACGGGCCCCCTGCCCATCCTGCTTGCAGGGCCAGGGCAAAGGATTTGA